In Sneathia sanguinegens, the following are encoded in one genomic region:
- a CDS encoding septal ring lytic transglycosylase RlpA family protein translates to MKKLLTAFFVFVMFSQQVYAKRVKNKESSQSSNIKVDIIKKIINEVDINDDIFKSLKEENKNQPTNVDTNSRRFTHYQVGTASYYGDKWNGRKTSNGEVFNTSLLTAAHKSLPFGTLVRVTNNSNGKSVIVRINDRGPFVKGRVIDLTRAAFQAIESVNKGLTRVKLEIIK, encoded by the coding sequence ATGAAAAAATTACTTACTGCGTTTTTTGTCTTCGTAATGTTTTCGCAACAAGTTTATGCAAAGAGGGTAAAAAATAAGGAAAGTAGTCAATCATCTAATATCAAAGTTGACATCATAAAAAAGATAATTAATGAAGTAGACATCAACGATGATATTTTCAAATCCTTAAAGGAAGAAAACAAAAACCAACCTACGAATGTTGATACAAATTCACGAAGATTTACTCACTATCAAGTAGGAACTGCATCATACTATGGTGATAAGTGGAATGGAAGAAAAACATCGAATGGGGAAGTATTTAACACAAGTTTATTAACAGCTGCACATAAGAGCTTGCCTTTTGGTACCTTAGTTCGAGTTACTAATAACTCAAATGGCAAATCTGTAATAGTTAGAATTAATGACAGAGGACCTTTTGTGAAGGGTAGGGTTATAGATCTTACAAGAGCAGCATTTCAAGCAATAGAAAGTGTAAATAAAGGTCTAACTAGAGTAAAGTTAGAAATTATAAAATAA
- a CDS encoding AMP-binding protein: MSSKEYIQKNMFLKRSNKLAMVDFDGSKITFNDMVDYVKYFSNNIFKDIEKRKHVLIIAENRKEWVFSFFALWDKNAIPVAIDALCTKEEIKYYLNDCDPDAIVVTNTTYDTVKSAISEVDKRIKLYNIDDYELAKISDERELITPKGEDVALMIYTSGTTGNAKGIMLTFNNIIGEIKGVQSVNIAKSDEQILSILPYHHILPLMATCLFEYYYENMMSVVLVDKLTSQEILKKLEENDVTMLVAVPRVYKLFYKSIKEKINSSLIARIFYSIAKKVNNKKFSKFIFKKVHNIFGGKLRTMIAGGAKSDPDMIEFFEVLGFTYCEGYGLSETAPVVAGSVPPFHRIGTVGHPLKNVKVKIIDNELCVKGPMVMKGYYNKPEKTKEVFTEDGWFRTGDLATISDDGYITIIGRANAMIVLSNGKNIDPEKLENKIQMMAEDKIEEIGIFGKNDKLCALIVPKPNIANITTYIRDVIQIYNKEAHNYEKILNYKLVEQELPKTRVGKLRRFMLPEIFGGKVEKKEIKNEPNTMAYKVLKAYIQKMKNTEVGPDENFEIEIGLDSLDQMEFITYIENSFNLKIDEEIISKNHNLRLLSKYIEQLSTEFNEKLIDLSCIIKEAPYKKLNDSIGSCVVKPILLVLSKIYFRLKVTGKNKIEDTPTIFIANHESFVDAPLIIQALPNNILKKTYFYALEKYFKSNIMKYILKHANVITVNIDKDIKDSIEQVSNVLKQKKNIFIFPEGSRTKDGNLAEFKKIFAIISKDLNVKIQCIGIDGAYEAYSRFSKFPKPKKITVDVLDSVYPKDKTYDQIVEECVNIFKEYKESKKK; the protein is encoded by the coding sequence ATGTCTTCAAAAGAATACATACAGAAAAATATGTTCCTAAAAAGATCAAATAAATTAGCTATGGTAGATTTTGATGGATCAAAAATCACCTTCAATGATATGGTTGATTATGTAAAATATTTTTCAAATAATATATTTAAAGATATTGAAAAAAGAAAACATGTTTTAATAATAGCTGAAAATAGAAAAGAATGGGTATTTAGTTTTTTTGCATTATGGGATAAAAATGCGATACCTGTAGCAATTGATGCATTATGCACAAAAGAAGAAATTAAATATTATTTAAATGATTGTGATCCAGATGCTATTGTGGTTACAAATACAACTTATGATACTGTAAAATCTGCTATATCAGAAGTCGATAAAAGAATAAAATTATATAATATTGACGATTATGAATTAGCAAAGATTAGTGATGAAAGAGAATTAATTACACCAAAGGGTGAAGATGTTGCATTGATGATATATACTTCTGGTACTACAGGGAATGCGAAAGGTATTATGTTAACTTTTAATAATATTATTGGTGAAATTAAAGGGGTTCAAAGTGTTAATATAGCAAAAAGTGACGAACAAATTTTATCTATTTTACCTTATCATCATATTTTACCTTTAATGGCAACTTGCTTATTTGAATATTATTATGAAAATATGATGTCGGTAGTTTTAGTTGACAAGTTAACAAGTCAAGAAATATTAAAAAAATTAGAAGAAAATGATGTTACTATGCTTGTTGCAGTTCCTAGAGTTTATAAATTATTCTATAAGTCAATAAAGGAAAAAATAAATAGTAGTCTTATTGCAAGAATTTTTTATTCTATAGCTAAAAAAGTAAATAATAAGAAATTTTCTAAGTTTATTTTTAAAAAAGTTCACAATATCTTTGGTGGGAAATTGAGAACTATGATTGCTGGTGGTGCGAAATCAGATCCAGATATGATAGAATTTTTTGAAGTACTAGGTTTTACATATTGTGAAGGTTATGGTTTGTCAGAAACAGCACCAGTTGTGGCAGGAAGTGTACCACCTTTTCATAGAATAGGTACTGTAGGACATCCTTTAAAAAATGTAAAAGTAAAAATAATTGACAATGAATTATGTGTAAAAGGACCAATGGTAATGAAAGGTTACTATAATAAGCCTGAAAAAACAAAGGAAGTTTTTACAGAAGATGGTTGGTTTAGAACTGGGGATTTAGCTACTATAAGCGATGATGGGTATATAACAATTATCGGTCGTGCAAATGCAATGATAGTTTTATCAAATGGTAAAAATATAGATCCAGAAAAGTTAGAAAATAAAATACAAATGATGGCTGAAGATAAAATAGAAGAAATAGGAATATTTGGTAAAAATGATAAATTATGTGCTTTAATAGTACCAAAACCTAATATCGCTAATATTACAACTTATATTAGAGATGTTATTCAAATTTATAATAAAGAGGCACATAATTATGAAAAAATACTTAATTATAAGCTTGTAGAACAAGAGTTGCCTAAAACAAGGGTAGGTAAATTAAGAAGATTTATGTTACCTGAAATTTTTGGAGGTAAAGTAGAGAAAAAAGAAATAAAAAATGAACCAAATACTATGGCATATAAGGTACTTAAAGCATATATACAAAAAATGAAAAATACTGAAGTGGGTCCTGACGAAAACTTTGAAATTGAAATTGGTTTAGATTCATTAGATCAAATGGAATTTATAACTTATATAGAAAATAGTTTTAATTTAAAAATAGATGAAGAAATAATTTCAAAAAATCATAATTTAAGACTTTTATCAAAGTATATAGAACAATTATCAACTGAATTTAATGAAAAATTAATTGATTTATCATGTATAATTAAGGAAGCTCCATATAAAAAGTTAAATGATTCTATAGGTTCTTGTGTTGTTAAACCAATATTATTAGTTCTTAGTAAAATTTATTTTAGATTAAAAGTTACAGGAAAAAATAAAATTGAAGATACACCTACTATTTTTATAGCAAATCATGAAAGTTTTGTAGATGCACCCTTAATAATACAAGCTTTACCGAATAATATATTGAAAAAAACATATTTTTATGCATTAGAAAAATATTTTAAATCAAATATAATGAAATATATTTTAAAACATGCAAATGTAATAACCGTAAATATTGATAAAGATATTAAGGATAGTATAGAGCAAGTTTCAAATGTTTTAAAACAAAAGAAAAATATTTTTATATTCCCTGAAGGTTCAAGAACAAAGGATGGAAACTTAGCTGAATTTAAAAAGATATTTGCTATAATTTCAAAAGATTTAAATGTTAAAATTCAATGTATAGGAATTGATGGAGCTTATGAAGCATATTCAAGATTTTCAAAGTTTCCTAAACCTAAAAAAATAACTGTTGATGTATTGGATTCAGTTTATCCTAAAGATAAAACATATGATCAAATTGTAGAAGAATGTGTTAATATTTTCAAAGAATATAAGGAGTCTAAGAAAAAATGA
- a CDS encoding 5'-methylthioadenosine/adenosylhomocysteine nucleosidase — MIGIIGAMNEEISVILKELKDIEEIYKYNIKFYKGFYKNKEIVVVESGVGMVNASTIATLLISIFDIELLLFSGVAGGLKEGIKVGDVVIGTSFVEYMYDLSKIDNKYVKGQIAGTKKRDISACDKLLNFVKKLNLENIYYGRIISGDTFVADMKIKEELIKEFDPFAVDMESAAVAHTCVKLGIDYLIIRSISDAYKGTYVEYEKFLNYACNNSKNIIFNILERLIK, encoded by the coding sequence ATGATAGGAATTATAGGAGCTATGAATGAAGAAATTTCTGTTATATTAAAAGAGCTAAAAGATATAGAAGAAATTTATAAATATAATATAAAATTTTATAAGGGTTTTTATAAAAATAAAGAAATAGTTGTAGTTGAATCAGGTGTTGGTATGGTAAATGCAAGTACTATTGCGACTCTTTTGATTTCAATTTTTGACATAGAATTGCTTCTTTTTTCTGGTGTAGCTGGTGGTTTAAAAGAAGGTATAAAAGTTGGAGATGTTGTTATTGGGACTTCATTTGTAGAATATATGTATGATTTATCTAAAATAGATAATAAATATGTTAAGGGTCAAATTGCTGGGACAAAAAAAAGAGATATAAGTGCATGTGATAAACTACTTAATTTTGTAAAAAAATTAAATTTAGAAAATATATATTATGGAAGAATAATATCTGGAGATACCTTCGTTGCAGATATGAAAATAAAGGAAGAATTGATAAAAGAATTTGATCCATTTGCTGTTGATATGGAAAGTGCAGCTGTTGCACATACTTGTGTTAAACTAGGTATAGATTATTTGATAATAAGATCAATATCAGATGCATATAAAGGAACATATGTTGAGTATGAAAAATTTTTGAACTATGCTTGTAATAATTCAAAAAATATTATATTTAATATATTAGAAAGGTTAATAAAATGA
- a CDS encoding dicarboxylate/amino acid:cation symporter, with translation MLKLKDSLIIKLCIAVVIGIIIGIFSNEMVIGIINTIKFILAQIIFFVIPLIILGFIAPALTKMKKNAGKMLFVMICLSYISSIGAAFFSLILGRILIPRLSIVNQVNNLKILPKLIFKVEIPPIMSVMSALILAILLGLAVVTTNSKKFEDLLNEFNNIILCIVNNLIIPILPLFIASTFACLSYEGTITKQLPVFLKIVIIVIIAHYVWLFILYSIAGFISKKNPFDLLKYYGPAYLTAIGTMSSAATLPMALNCAKKSKVLDDDIVDFAIPLGSTTHLCGSVLTEVFFLMTVSQILYNQLPSLSTMILFILLLGIFAVGAPGVPGGTVLASLGIIISVLHFNDTGVALMLTIFALQDSFGTACNITGDGALALILQGLFKKRKK, from the coding sequence ATGCTAAAACTTAAAGATTCTTTAATAATTAAATTATGTATCGCAGTTGTAATAGGTATAATTATTGGAATTTTTTCAAATGAAATGGTAATTGGTATAATAAATACTATAAAATTTATTTTAGCACAAATAATTTTCTTTGTAATTCCATTAATTATTCTAGGTTTTATCGCACCAGCTCTAACTAAGATGAAAAAAAATGCTGGAAAAATGCTTTTTGTTATGATTTGTTTATCATATATTTCATCAATAGGTGCTGCATTTTTTTCATTAATACTTGGTAGAATATTAATACCCAGATTATCTATCGTAAACCAAGTAAATAATTTAAAAATTTTACCAAAATTAATTTTCAAAGTGGAAATCCCACCAATAATGTCTGTTATGTCTGCACTAATTCTTGCAATTTTATTAGGCTTAGCTGTCGTAACAACTAATTCAAAAAAATTTGAAGATTTACTAAATGAATTTAATAATATTATTTTATGCATAGTTAATAATTTAATAATTCCTATACTTCCTTTATTTATTGCAAGCACTTTTGCTTGTCTCTCATATGAAGGAACTATTACAAAACAATTACCTGTTTTCTTAAAGATAGTTATTATTGTTATAATTGCACATTATGTTTGGCTATTTATTTTATACTCAATTGCAGGCTTTATATCAAAGAAAAATCCATTTGATTTATTAAAATATTATGGCCCTGCCTATTTAACAGCTATTGGAACTATGTCTTCTGCAGCTACATTGCCTATGGCTCTTAATTGTGCTAAAAAATCAAAAGTACTAGATGATGATATAGTTGATTTCGCAATACCTTTAGGTTCTACAACTCATCTATGTGGTTCAGTACTAACAGAAGTATTTTTTCTTATGACTGTTTCACAAATTTTATATAATCAATTACCTAGTTTATCTACAATGATACTATTTATATTATTACTTGGTATATTTGCAGTTGGTGCTCCTGGAGTACCTGGAGGTACAGTTCTTGCTTCCTTAGGTATAATTATATCAGTTTTGCATTTTAACGATACAGGCGTTGCACTAATGCTAACAATATTTGCACTTCAAGATAGCTTTGGAACAGCATGTAATATTACAGGTGATGGAGCCTTAGCATTAATTTTACAAGGTTTATTCAAAAAAAGAAAGAAGTAG
- the ilvA gene encoding threonine ammonia-lyase, which yields MINLNDIRKAYENIKSSIKKTPLMECPTLDELTDAKVYLKLENLQRTGSFKVRGAINKIMNLSDNEKKCGVIASSAGNHAQGVALGAKAANISATIVMPENAPLSKVSATKSYGARVVQYGSYYDMAYQKALEIQEKEKLVFLHPFNDDYVIAGQGTIGLEILNECEKMDIIFAPVGGGGLLAGVAIAAKSINPNIKIVGVEAEGAASMKRAIEVGKPICLNSCSTLADGIAVAKAGDKTFEIIKKYVDDIITVSEDNIVESILFLLEKSKIVAEGAGATSLAGLLSHKVDVRNKNVCCIISGGNIDINNIEKIVNKAQIIQGRRMHLTIKLSDSIGQVNKVTEILKNNKVNILYLNQTRYDSDLNVNEQLLSIVLECKNKEHGNDVLNILKKEGFIVNKN from the coding sequence ATGATTAATTTGAACGATATAAGAAAAGCTTATGAAAATATTAAAAGTAGTATTAAAAAGACTCCATTAATGGAATGTCCAACTTTAGATGAACTTACAGATGCCAAAGTTTATTTGAAACTTGAAAATTTACAAAGAACTGGTTCATTTAAAGTTCGTGGTGCTATAAATAAAATAATGAATTTAAGTGATAATGAGAAAAAATGTGGTGTTATTGCTTCCTCGGCTGGAAATCATGCACAAGGTGTTGCACTTGGAGCAAAGGCTGCAAATATATCAGCTACTATAGTAATGCCAGAAAATGCACCTCTATCAAAAGTAAGTGCTACAAAAAGCTATGGAGCTCGTGTTGTTCAATATGGTTCATATTATGATATGGCTTACCAAAAAGCACTTGAAATTCAAGAAAAAGAAAAATTAGTATTTTTACACCCTTTTAATGATGATTATGTTATTGCTGGTCAAGGAACTATTGGTCTTGAAATATTAAATGAATGTGAAAAAATGGATATAATCTTTGCTCCTGTTGGTGGAGGTGGTTTATTAGCTGGTGTTGCTATTGCTGCAAAAAGTATTAATCCAAATATTAAAATAGTTGGAGTTGAAGCAGAAGGAGCTGCATCTATGAAAAGAGCTATTGAAGTAGGAAAACCTATTTGCCTTAACTCTTGTTCAACACTTGCTGATGGAATAGCTGTTGCAAAAGCAGGTGACAAAACTTTTGAAATAATAAAGAAATATGTTGATGATATTATCACAGTCAGTGAAGATAATATAGTTGAATCCATCTTATTTTTACTAGAAAAATCAAAAATAGTTGCTGAAGGTGCTGGTGCAACTTCGCTTGCAGGTCTTTTATCACATAAAGTAGATGTAAGAAATAAAAATGTGTGCTGCATTATTTCTGGAGGAAATATTGATATAAATAATATCGAAAAAATTGTTAATAAAGCACAAATAATCCAAGGAAGAAGAATGCATTTAACAATAAAATTATCTGATTCTATAGGACAAGTTAATAAAGTTACAGAAATATTAAAAAATAATAAGGTAAATATTCTTTATCTTAATCAAACAAGATATGATAGTGATTTGAATGTTAATGAACAATTATTAAGTATTGTTCTAGAATGTAAAAACAAAGAACATGGAAATGATGTATTAAACATATTAAAAAAAGAGGGGTTTATCGTAAATAAAAATTAG
- a CDS encoding alanine/glycine:cation symporter family protein yields the protein MNFLNSINAILYYPILIILLIASGLYFTFKTGLIQLSLLKNAFSVITETPKKGEVSSFQALMVSTASRVGTGNIVGVSNAICIGGYGAIFWMWIIAIIGSSSAFIESTLAQIYKKKGKNGSYGGPSYYIQNGIGSKTLGLIFAISLILTYAVGFNMLASFNLQDSFRVYTFYNPKTTPWLIGLFLSIIAGFCILGGGKRIIKVTSILVPLMGLIFILVSLIIIFKNYTLFPSVMKRIFLDAFNFRAIFGGISSSCLVEGIKRGLYSNEAGMGSSPNAAASSMTTHPVKQGLVQMISVFIDTLVICSATAFICLSSGIEPQANIAGAKYVQMSLATIFGFYGHIFITFSLALFSFTTLLGNLYYVDSCIAYCLKKDPSKNFQIAYRILASIFIFLGCGMKMDFAWNLSDFLMGIMCLINIPTILYLSNIAFRALDDYKSQLKKGLDPIFIAKNIGLDDTKLDYWK from the coding sequence ATGAATTTTTTAAATAGTATAAATGCAATTCTATATTATCCTATATTGATAATACTTTTAATTGCTAGTGGACTTTATTTCACATTTAAAACAGGATTAATTCAATTAAGTTTATTAAAAAATGCCTTTTCAGTAATCACTGAAACTCCTAAAAAAGGCGAAGTCTCATCATTTCAAGCATTAATGGTTTCAACTGCTTCAAGAGTTGGAACTGGTAATATCGTTGGGGTTTCAAATGCTATATGCATAGGTGGTTATGGAGCAATATTTTGGATGTGGATAATTGCTATTATTGGTTCATCATCAGCCTTTATTGAATCTACCTTAGCACAAATTTACAAGAAAAAGGGTAAAAATGGTTCATATGGTGGTCCATCTTATTACATACAAAATGGTATTGGAAGCAAAACTCTAGGTTTAATATTTGCTATTAGTTTAATTTTAACTTATGCTGTTGGTTTCAACATGTTAGCTTCCTTTAATTTACAAGATTCATTTAGAGTCTATACTTTTTACAATCCTAAAACTACACCTTGGTTAATAGGTCTATTTCTATCTATAATAGCTGGATTTTGTATATTAGGTGGAGGAAAGAGAATAATAAAAGTAACAAGTATATTAGTTCCTTTAATGGGGCTTATATTTATTTTAGTTTCACTAATAATTATTTTTAAAAATTATACTCTTTTTCCAAGTGTAATGAAAAGAATTTTTTTAGATGCTTTTAACTTTAGAGCAATATTTGGTGGTATTTCAAGTTCTTGCTTAGTTGAAGGAATTAAAAGAGGACTATATTCAAATGAAGCTGGTATGGGTTCAAGTCCAAATGCTGCTGCTAGTTCAATGACTACTCATCCTGTTAAACAAGGTCTTGTACAAATGATTTCAGTTTTCATAGACACTTTAGTTATTTGCTCTGCAACTGCATTTATATGTCTTTCATCTGGAATTGAACCTCAAGCTAATATTGCCGGTGCTAAATATGTACAAATGTCATTAGCTACTATTTTTGGTTTCTATGGGCATATATTTATTACTTTTTCACTTGCATTGTTTTCTTTCACTACACTTTTAGGAAATTTATATTATGTTGACTCTTGTATTGCATATTGCTTAAAAAAAGACCCGTCAAAAAACTTTCAAATTGCTTATAGAATACTTGCGAGTATTTTCATTTTCTTAGGTTGTGGAATGAAAATGGACTTTGCATGGAACTTATCTGATTTCTTAATGGGAATCATGTGCTTAATTAATATACCTACTATTCTATACTTATCTAATATTGCTTTTCGTGCATTAGATGATTATAAATCACAACTAAAAAAAGGCTTAGATCCTATTTTTATTGCAAAGAATATAGGCTTAGATGATACAAAATTAGATTATTGGAAATAA
- a CDS encoding NUDIX hydrolase → MDISTNISGTNFNLRTRGIIIKNNKLLCINDKGTYFYLPGGRIHINENAKVALKREIKEELGFNCTINECIYVHEAFYNGNHEVCFYFLIDIKGLPDKNFKNKEEEKINKFYWLDLNTIDKYTVYPKKIIELIKNSSFNKCIIFD, encoded by the coding sequence ATGGATATTTCAACAAATATATCTGGTACTAATTTTAATTTAAGAACAAGAGGTATCATTATTAAAAATAACAAATTATTATGTATAAATGATAAAGGCACTTATTTTTATTTACCAGGAGGTAGAATACACATAAATGAAAATGCAAAAGTTGCTTTAAAAAGAGAAATAAAAGAAGAACTTGGTTTTAATTGTACTATAAATGAATGTATTTATGTGCATGAAGCTTTTTACAATGGAAATCATGAAGTTTGCTTTTATTTTTTAATTGATATAAAAGGGCTTCCTGATAAAAATTTTAAAAATAAAGAAGAAGAAAAAATAAATAAATTTTATTGGTTAGATTTAAATACTATAGATAAATATACTGTATATCCAAAGAAAATTATTGAACTAATAAAAAATTCCTCTTTTAATAAATGTATAATTTTTGATTAA